The sequence GATATTTAGCATTTTCCCTCCATTATTATTGCAATGTGTATTCTAAATTtccaatttgaaaaaaaaaaaaaaaaaactgaaaaaggTGTGGACATGATAAGTTATATTGAGTTGAAACAAAAGAATAATATTCAACTCGTATATATTCGAATTTAttgaattcaaatcaaattcgaAAACGTtcaaacctttttttttttttttagcgaAGATTCAGTTCAGTTATATTGTTCGATAGTTCACAAGTTGTTCGCAGAATTTGATAtgttattaataaataaaatataaatatatattaaaacaaaTTGATCTCGAGCCTTCCGTTTGGTAGCCTATATTATTAATCTGTGTATAACTCATCTTATTTAATCACGCGTTTTTCTcgttatattatttattcatctattaattatttattttacatcaatgaaatcatcaattatttatcttacatcactcaaatcattgaattaaaattactatattaccctttataaataatattattcatattttatttattgttaaaagaacaaaatggtaatttatcattttatataaattttaatcaatcaaatcaaataaattataatacatcaatcaaatcaaatactatattcactatcattttttatttatttttattatattatattacttatctatgtattatttatcacaTCATACCTACCAAATGGTTAGAGTATTATTTTCGagcaatatataatttaattgacTCACGAATATGTTCGAATCTTTCGAGCCGATATCAAACTTGAACTTGATTTAAATCAAATCAAACTTgaatataaaatttcaatttctcaaatttaattaaaaataggcTCGagctcaaatatatatattttgaaacgAATTCGAGTCTTAAAATCTTCATCACATGACATCTCTCTTGATTCGGAGACTGGTGTATTTACTATTtactatttatatttatcttatcattcattattaaaaaaaatgataataatcTTTTTCATTGGGTTAAACAAAAGCCATGGACCCGATCATGCAAAGGAGGGCAAAATGGCCATTTCGGTTCGTGAAAAAGACTGCGGCCCCGCTGTCTCCCCTCGCCGGTTCAGAGAATGATCCTGGAGTTTATCATGGGGATGAAATCAAGTACAGCACCCATCCTGCACCGAGCCAATCTCAATCGACAAAATTGTTTGTACACTCCTCCGTTTCGATTTGGGAAAGCTGGTTGAAGGTGTCTATTCCATGGCCCATTGCTCCATGTTGCAATCTGTCCTGAGTCCTGACCCCAGCAGTCATCTTCGCGTCACGATCGTCATCATCATTCCTTCATTCATTCATAATAACAGATTGAAAGAACAGAGAGAGAGACTTTTGTGTTGCTTTTTGGTTGTGGGTTTCTGGTGCTGTGATTTTCAGCGATGGGTTGTCATGTTTAATTAAGCAaatattcttcttttcttctttccttgACATTGTTATTCGTATGTCAACAACGTTCGACCTCTCAAAACTCGTATTTTTTTTGTCCTACTGTCCATCCCATGTAGTTTTCCTGCCAATGTGGTTTAAAGATTTGGCTTTCTCGCGATATTTGAGATTTTGAGCTGTTTGTGGGAAGTCCCGAATCATGGGAACTTGCTAGATTTTGCAAGGTTTGATTGGTCTCGATCGGAGTTTCTTTTCGCAAAGTCTTGAATGCATTTCTGATGGTCCAGTTCTCTTGATAAATAAGTTTAGTTTCGGTTCTTTAATCATGTTATTCGGGATATTCAGGGTGCTCGGTTAGCTGGTTATGATTGTTTTTCAGTTTTAGTGTTTGCCCATTACGGTTTTTGATGCTTGGATTTTAGCTCGACAGTTGTTATCTGTTTGAAGTGTTTTTTTATTGCAAGTGGTTGAATAAAGAAGAAATGCGAATGGTCAAATATTTATGAGTTGTGTGCAGATTCATTATTTGGTCTTCTTTGTGATCTTTCATCTACCCTTTAATTCTGATCGCAGAGATCCATTCGGTTATTTAGTTTTCTTGGCAACGCCATGTTGCATTTGACCAAAGAAATCTCTCATATTGGAAAATTACGTCATCTGGTAATCACTGCAAGAGTTGAAATACCTTCAAGTGATTTGAAGTTTGGCTAAAAGAATGATTTTTTGATCAGTAGAAATTTTTGTGATTTCTTTGTTCCATTGATGAAAACATTTCAGTTTCAGTCAATCTACATTACTTAGAATATTACTGAAACGGTTCAGTTCTTGTTTAGGAATGTAGATTTCATGAGGGAATGATGGCTTGTAATGCACGATTTTGGAACCTTTTGAATTGATCCCATGATTGTTTTGTTAGATTTCAGGACCTTTCTACATTTTGATCTCACGCCACATGTTTCCCAATTCTTCAGGATTGGATTGTCTTGCTATCATAAATCATTTACTCTGATGATGCTAACGAGGACTCCATGGCGAAAAAAGTTGTTTTGACTAAGAGACAAGTTGATGGTGAGTGTCGCCCTTTTCTTAGTGAATGTACAGAAGATAAATAGAACAAGAGACCTGGTAAAACGTAATGCATTTCACTTGAAGCCTACCTAGTCCCAGATGCGAATGGAATGAGTAGCATTTTGTGTATAAGTTGTTTTGACTTTGTGTAAGTTTTGAAAATTTAGGATCAATCGATCTAATTAGGATGATGAATTACGGTTGGTACATTCAGTTGTCCTTTAATAACCAATTGAATATGCCTGTGAAAATTGAGGGTTAGGTTATTCAGTTATTGTAAGCTTATCGGAATATTCAATGTACCAGGTACCATGTTCCTTGAAaggaaaaaaatcaaatatcaagTTGTCTTTTAAGAAAAGACCATGAACTTTTACCTGTTGGAACTTTTTGCTTGCCTGAATGTGTGTCTGTCGATTCCCTGCATTTGGTGGTCAATGTATTTGAAACTGAATAATGTTAGAAAACCTGCTGTGATTGTGCCAGTGGGTACTATCAAAGAGATAAGAGAGAGTAAGTGTGAGGGTAAGACAAGTTCTCCCCAAACTTTTTCACATCTGTTTTATAAATGATGAAGGGTTGGTTATTTATGCATTTTTCCTTTAGTAAATAGGTGTGATAATATGTTATTTACTCTTTTTATGCGCTTTGTCCGAAAAAGTATATATCCTTGTTTACATTTTTCAGGCTTCGAGGCTCCTCGAAACAGTTTGGAACGTCCACTGGAGACATTCAATGGCTTGCGTGCTTTGAGAGATGATTTACAGGTGAGCAAGCATTGCCTTGTTTAGACTTAAATCATCTTTTGTGTAGCTCTTTGTACGAGTGTGTGTTTGTTGCTCGAGTAGTCTTTCACTTGATAATAATGATGGCCAAGTTTTTTTCCCCTGTTTCGTCTCACTCCTTGATGTTCATTGGGATTTTGTGTTCTCTGGATGTTCTGTTCTAGTTCCGCTGCTAAATTGAAGCACAGACAATCTTTTTAATACCAAAAAAATTCTTCTTATTTCTGTGTTTACTGTGATAACATTTGGTGCTTGTAAGCAGTATTCTTATCACATGACAAAGGAATCATCTAGCAAGAACTGCTTCCCGGTAAAGACACTGATGAGTAAAGAGATTTCTACTAGGCCAAAAAACACCAACCAAAATTTGCCAAGTGTCGTGGCTCGTCTAATGGGAGTTGAGATTTTAcctttatatacaaaatcagtGGCTCAACTGGGTGAAATAAAAGATAAACCCCCGGCAGGGCAGTTGTTAGACAAGACACGACCTGAAAAGGGCTCGAATATCTCTCAACAGCTGCTGTTTGGTTCCTGTGGCCACTTTAGAGACAGCTACTCTGATATGTGCAGCAGTCGTACACAGGTGAACAAGTATAAGACCCGAGAGCATCCTCAAGAGGAAGAACTGCAGAAGtttaagaaaaaatttgaaGCATGGCAAGCAGCAAGGTTTAAAGAATGTTCGAAGGTTGTAGAATTTAGCAGCAATCCAACCCAATTGATCGCACAAGCGGACCTTAACAGAGAAAAGATTTTTTTCTATGCTAATTCTGAGAGAACCTCAACTTGTGAGATGATGGATGAACCTAAGGATTTTGCGGTTCTAGCAGGTCCACACGAAACACTTACTTTACAGAGCTGTAAAAGGAAAAACAATTATGACTCATCTGATGAGAAGAATTCTCTGTGTTCAAATGCAATGACAAGAACGTGCTTTAGTGATTCTCAACCAATGAATTCTGATAGGTTACTTGACATGGCTTCAGCATCTGCCAATATTGTTGTCCTTAGACCTGGTTTTACCCCAACGGGTCTTGATGAAGGTTCATGGAATAGTACTCCTTGTGCTAGTCAATATAGAGGTAGTGTAGAAGATTTTCTTGAAGAGGTGAAGGAAAGGCTGAAGATCGAGTTGCAAGGTAAAAGCTCTAAAAGGAGCATAACTGCTAGAGGAGGTGGGATTGAAACTCCTTATTGGGAAAAACCTTCTGAATCAAGAGAAATAGCTCTGAATTTAGCACAAGAAGTAAGGGAAATTGTGACGAAAGATTTGGGGATGGATTTGATAAGGTCAGGGTCTACAAAATCATATGGAAAAGAAATTTGGTTTAATGGATCCGGTTCTCCCGAGTTCATTAACAGAGATACAAGGAGATTGAGAAATGGTCTGAAAGGAGAAGCCAATCAAGAAATTCCAATGGCTGACTGCTTCAGATCAAGATTATTGATATCAAATAATAATACGGGCATATCCGGACGCTCAAGATACCTCAATAAGTTTACTAATGAACTAGAGAAGCCAAATAGGTCTTTCAGACGAGAGCTTGACGGTAGTAAAATGTACCAAAAAGAACCGTCTCCTCAAAGCCTGGCGCGATCTTTGTCTGCCCCAGTATCTGGAACGCCATTTGGAAAACTCCTTCTTGAAGATCGTCGAGTCTCAATTGGAGTCCAAATAAGAAGAAAGCATGAGATTATTGATAAAGTCTCaatgaaaaccaagaaacagaAAAAGGAAACATTCAACATCAAGGAAAAGGTTTCGACACTTACAGGGAAACTGTTTCTCCACAGGAGAGTTAAGTCAACAGAGGAACCACATCAAAATAAGAACCACCTCTTAAGAGATATCACGAGCGGACCGACTGTGTTGATGAGTTCCTTTGAGACAAATGTGAGTGGTGTCTTCTCTAAATCTCAACTTTATCCACTTCTGAAATTTTAGATGAATTTTGCATATCTGAGCTAACTTGGCTCTcttgcattttttttcttttatctgATGATGTAGGAGAATTCAACTGAAGTGCCACCAAGCCCTGCGTCTGTGTGCAGCAGTAGTCACGATGAGTTCTGGAGGCCGATGGATAACTCAAGCCCATCATCATTCTCAGGTGTACATCAACTGGAGGATGGGGATATGTCTTGTGTGTTCAgggaattaaattcaaatttgaaTGGTCAGTTTATGGATATCAAACCTTTTTTTTTCTCATATTTAACACGAGCCTTAGCTTTTTGACTGATTTCCTGGATATGTTTTACCTTTTCCAATTGTACGAACTGGAGAAAATAAATAGGCATGCTAAAGAAGTCCACTGATTAAAGTTGGTCACCAGTATTGGAATGATAATTGGAGTCAAATAACAATAACTAAAATGCTTGGCAGTATGAAATTATGATAAATGGAAAAATGTAATTCTCTTGATTGCCCATAGTCTTTTTAACTTCGTTTAGTTTCACTGACAAATTCAATTCCTTTTATAGTTGGAAACTTAAAGCGAACAACACAACTACATTGCAAGATGCATTCTTTGATACCATGACTTGCTATCTGTCAACATCTTGCATTTTTTCCCGTTACATTTACAAAGCACTTCAGCTGTTTTTTGTTTTGGATAATGCAGAGTTGCGGAAGAAACTGAACCTACTTGAATTTGCTGATCCAGAGGAGGATGTCAATGAACAGCAGCCAAGTGAAGTAGAAGTGGACATAGAGAATCAAGATGAAGCCTACATCAAAGAGTTGCTCGTTGCGGCAGGTTTGTATGATGGTTCGTATAATCGTTCTTTGTCGAAATGGGACCCACTGGGTAAGCCTATTAGTAACCATGTCTTTGAAGAAGTGGAAGATTCT comes from Henckelia pumila isolate YLH828 chromosome 4, ASM3356847v2, whole genome shotgun sequence and encodes:
- the LOC140863606 gene encoding uncharacterized protein, encoding MAKKVVLTKRQVDGFEAPRNSLERPLETFNGLRALRDDLQYSYHMTKESSSKNCFPVKTLMSKEISTRPKNTNQNLPSVVARLMGVEILPLYTKSVAQLGEIKDKPPAGQLLDKTRPEKGSNISQQLLFGSCGHFRDSYSDMCSSRTQVNKYKTREHPQEEELQKFKKKFEAWQAARFKECSKVVEFSSNPTQLIAQADLNREKIFFYANSERTSTCEMMDEPKDFAVLAGPHETLTLQSCKRKNNYDSSDEKNSLCSNAMTRTCFSDSQPMNSDRLLDMASASANIVVLRPGFTPTGLDEGSWNSTPCASQYRGSVEDFLEEVKERLKIELQGKSSKRSITARGGGIETPYWEKPSESREIALNLAQEVREIVTKDLGMDLIRSGSTKSYGKEIWFNGSGSPEFINRDTRRLRNGLKGEANQEIPMADCFRSRLLISNNNTGISGRSRYLNKFTNELEKPNRSFRRELDGSKMYQKEPSPQSLARSLSAPVSGTPFGKLLLEDRRVSIGVQIRRKHEIIDKVSMKTKKQKKETFNIKEKVSTLTGKLFLHRRVKSTEEPHQNKNHLLRDITSGPTVLMSSFETNENSTEVPPSPASVCSSSHDEFWRPMDNSSPSSFSGVHQLEDGDMSCVFRELNSNLNELRKKLNLLEFADPEEDVNEQQPSEVEVDIENQDEAYIKELLVAAGLYDGSYNRSLSKWDPLGKPISNHVFEEVEDSYRTTTEVDDLCSKYHRGKLNHKMVFDLLNEVLPNILRPPINQSKYMEKAFGYVHKPPLGKKLLFHIWEFIRLYVNPPSDKSYYALDSLLTRDWKMSTWSHLIDDDMNSIGREIESQIMEEMIEEMVEDIEQ